In one window of Armatimonadota bacterium DNA:
- a CDS encoding ABC transporter substrate-binding protein — translation MRTGNHLAARVRRALACAAAAAALLLGAGCGSRPEKTPEGRTILYIWSGWTGKEKDIFEVVVDAFNRSQEDYELRNMSIEGDDTKTIRALTAGVPPDLFFLWEPAYIGQLAANKAVMPLNPLLERTGPPLEDFIPGSIGQGEWEGKFYSLPYLLDAYAIYWDKDAFREVGLNPERPPRTLRELEEYTVKLLKRDERGNVQRLGFQLPDIFHPIVWFGGTFYDAKTRRITADNPRNVEALEWYVHMMDIQGGALNIDSFSQGFGEYASSNNQFFVGKVAMTISGQWWPGFIERFAPHMDYGVAPIPYPDQYPEQKGVTYLGGNFCCIPRESRHPEGAWTFMRWTQTYNGQELFAKDMHGVPNMKPVLNDPVLVTGSRHNEAFGVVCNIGGHPNARFFPATPVNIMYMTELVTAAQLAARGARTAENALRDVQRRVQKELNTYY, via the coding sequence ATGCGAACGGGAAATCATCTCGCCGCGCGGGTGCGGCGCGCGCTGGCGTGCGCGGCGGCGGCCGCGGCGCTGCTCCTCGGCGCCGGGTGCGGCTCGAGGCCGGAGAAGACCCCCGAGGGTCGGACCATCTTGTACATCTGGTCGGGGTGGACCGGCAAGGAGAAGGATATCTTCGAGGTTGTGGTTGACGCCTTCAACCGCTCGCAGGAGGACTACGAGCTGCGCAACATGAGCATCGAGGGCGACGACACGAAGACCATCCGCGCGCTCACTGCAGGTGTGCCCCCGGATCTCTTCTTCCTCTGGGAACCGGCCTACATCGGGCAGCTCGCGGCAAACAAGGCAGTGATGCCCCTCAACCCGCTGCTCGAGCGCACGGGGCCGCCGCTGGAGGATTTCATACCCGGCTCGATCGGTCAGGGCGAGTGGGAAGGCAAGTTCTATTCCCTGCCATATCTGCTGGACGCCTATGCCATCTACTGGGACAAGGACGCGTTCCGCGAAGTCGGCCTCAACCCGGAGCGCCCGCCGCGCACACTTCGGGAACTCGAGGAGTACACGGTCAAGCTCCTGAAGCGCGACGAACGCGGGAACGTTCAGCGCCTCGGGTTCCAGCTTCCCGACATCTTCCATCCCATCGTGTGGTTCGGCGGCACGTTCTACGATGCGAAGACCCGCCGCATCACGGCAGACAACCCCCGCAACGTCGAAGCGCTGGAATGGTACGTTCACATGATGGACATCCAGGGCGGCGCGCTCAACATAGACTCGTTTTCCCAGGGGTTCGGCGAGTACGCCAGCTCGAACAACCAGTTTTTCGTCGGCAAAGTGGCGATGACCATCAGCGGGCAATGGTGGCCCGGGTTCATCGAGCGCTTCGCCCCGCACATGGATTACGGCGTGGCGCCCATCCCTTACCCCGACCAGTATCCAGAGCAGAAGGGAGTGACCTACCTCGGGGGGAATTTCTGCTGCATCCCGCGCGAGTCGCGCCACCCCGAGGGCGCCTGGACATTCATGCGCTGGACGCAGACGTACAACGGTCAGGAACTGTTCGCCAAGGATATGCACGGCGTGCCCAACATGAAGCCGGTGCTCAACGATCCGGTTCTGGTCACCGGCAGCCGGCACAACGAGGCATTCGGCGTGGTGTGCAACATCGGGGGGCACCCGAATGCGCGGTTCTTCCCGGCGACGCCGGTCAACATCATGTACATGACGGAACTGGTGACCGCAGCGCAACTCGCGGCGCGCGGCGCGAGAACCGCCGAGAATGCGCTGCGTGACGTGCAGCGGCGGGTGCAGAAGGAACTCAACACGTACTACTAG
- a CDS encoding exo-alpha-sialidase yields MASALAGQSAAAADRSGEASQAQAELGPALGDKPGDVERVAIRGVVGTPLALADGRIALFHAGGELHQQSAYARYSEDNGASFGEPQKLFDFPSDRGSFGIGAALLSAQGTVHLFGLDYYGFDFNDRSKSKSYLWHARSRDGGKHWEPVQKVDFGLEYTGASNNAFELKSGRIIAPVSGLSDRRIGPWVSLAPYSDDDGATWNPPRQQITINTGAVNWYESGAAEPVGIELNDGRVWLLPRSQDGYQWQTFSEDGGLTWSPPQHTRFVSNQSAMAAIRLRDGRLMLFWNNCGAEGLGEIGWGHAERAVMAAAVSRDEGKTWAGYREVGRVTTNAQVSYPYVTQAADGRVILSAAGSLMRIDPGFLENRSFVEDFSMGVRRWSTLAAKGVEAASDPDGEPNAVLRMLRPDAAAPAAACLNFPYGERGALNLMVRIEPGFRGAHLTLSDHYDLPGLPRDASFPLQITPEGRIRIIGSGGTWLDTPGDIAPGKWHHLDLVWDCTKGRAVLRLDGMEIAVMEQYVRARGVCYLRIRSTATDTDSAGFYIGSVRVNVSS; encoded by the coding sequence GTGGCTTCAGCCCTTGCGGGTCAGAGCGCGGCGGCGGCGGATCGCTCCGGTGAAGCATCCCAGGCACAAGCTGAGCTTGGGCCTGCGCTCGGCGACAAGCCCGGTGATGTGGAGCGAGTCGCGATCCGCGGTGTTGTCGGCACACCCCTGGCGCTGGCGGACGGGCGGATCGCGCTTTTCCACGCAGGTGGAGAGTTGCACCAGCAAAGTGCGTACGCACGGTACTCCGAGGACAACGGCGCGAGCTTCGGCGAGCCGCAGAAGCTGTTCGACTTCCCCAGCGATCGGGGCTCCTTCGGCATCGGGGCTGCTCTTCTCTCGGCGCAGGGAACCGTACATCTCTTCGGCCTGGACTACTACGGGTTCGACTTCAACGACCGATCGAAGTCGAAGAGCTACCTGTGGCACGCGCGGTCTCGCGACGGCGGGAAGCACTGGGAGCCGGTGCAGAAGGTTGACTTCGGGCTCGAGTATACCGGCGCGTCAAACAACGCTTTCGAACTCAAGTCCGGGCGCATCATCGCCCCCGTCAGCGGCCTGAGCGACCGCAGAATCGGCCCGTGGGTCAGCCTGGCGCCGTATTCCGATGACGACGGGGCAACCTGGAACCCGCCGCGGCAGCAGATCACCATCAACACGGGCGCCGTCAACTGGTACGAATCCGGCGCCGCCGAGCCGGTTGGTATCGAGTTGAATGACGGCCGCGTCTGGCTGCTGCCGCGCTCGCAGGATGGGTACCAGTGGCAGACGTTCTCCGAGGACGGAGGCCTGACGTGGTCGCCGCCGCAGCACACCCGCTTCGTATCGAACCAGTCCGCGATGGCCGCGATCAGGCTCAGGGACGGGCGGCTGATGCTGTTCTGGAACAACTGCGGCGCCGAAGGGCTCGGGGAGATCGGCTGGGGGCATGCGGAACGCGCGGTGATGGCGGCCGCGGTCAGCCGGGACGAAGGGAAGACGTGGGCGGGATACCGCGAGGTGGGGAGGGTAACGACGAATGCTCAGGTCTCGTATCCCTACGTCACCCAGGCCGCCGACGGGCGCGTGATACTGTCGGCTGCGGGGTCACTCATGAGGATCGACCCCGGCTTTCTGGAGAACCGCTCGTTCGTCGAAGATTTCTCGATGGGGGTGCGCCGCTGGTCAACGCTGGCGGCCAAGGGCGTAGAGGCGGCGTCCGATCCCGACGGCGAACCGAACGCCGTGCTGCGGATGCTTAGGCCGGATGCGGCGGCCCCGGCAGCGGCTTGCTTGAACTTCCCCTACGGCGAGCGCGGGGCACTCAACCTGATGGTCAGGATCGAGCCGGGCTTCCGGGGGGCTCATCTCACGCTCTCGGATCATTACGATCTTCCGGGCCTGCCGCGCGACGCCAGCTTCCCGCTGCAGATCACGCCTGAGGGACGTATCAGGATCATCGGCAGCGGCGGCACGTGGCTCGACACGCCCGGGGATATCGCGCCGGGGAAGTGGCACCACCTCGACCTCGTGTGGGACTGCACGAAAGGACGGGCGGTCCTCAGGCTCGACGGCATGGAGATCGCCGTCATGGAGCAGTACGTCCGCGCCCGCGGCGTCTGCTATCTGCGCATTCGATCTACGGCGACAGACACCGATTCGGCCGGCTTTTACATTGGGTCGGTTCGCGTCAATGTGTCGTCGTAG
- a CDS encoding GHMP kinase: MADTLTVAAPGRICLFGEHQDFLGLPVIAAAIDLHITIFGRRVGGDVIRLDMPDIEDADEFDPCCALEPRTPRDYLRAAINVLLREGIQPPLGWDCTITGKLPINAGCSSSSALTVAWVKFLLEAADACGKDDPAAVARLAHRAEVVEFGEPGGMMDHYTSAMGGVVHIDTRDPIEVTPLRESMDGFVLGDSVERKETTTVLRRSKEDVLEGVRLLKERHGEFDLHATTLDDAGPWLADLPEHNRLKVEANIIDRDLCRRGLELLRGGLDPAAVGRLLTQHHWELSGKLGVSTPKLDRMVEAAVAAGALGAKLNGSGGGGCMFAYCPGAEERVAAALADAGGKPCIVHSDSGARVIGECGGA, translated from the coding sequence ATGGCAGACACACTCACCGTTGCGGCGCCGGGACGCATTTGCCTGTTCGGGGAGCACCAGGATTTTCTGGGGCTGCCCGTGATCGCCGCCGCGATTGACCTGCATATCACGATCTTCGGCAGGCGCGTCGGGGGCGATGTCATCCGGCTCGATATGCCCGATATCGAGGACGCCGACGAGTTCGACCCGTGCTGCGCCCTCGAGCCCCGCACCCCTCGCGACTACCTGCGCGCGGCGATCAATGTGCTTCTGAGGGAAGGCATCCAGCCGCCGCTGGGATGGGACTGCACCATCACCGGGAAGCTCCCCATCAACGCGGGCTGCTCCAGCTCGTCGGCGCTGACCGTGGCATGGGTGAAGTTCCTGCTCGAAGCGGCGGACGCGTGCGGCAAGGATGATCCCGCAGCCGTGGCGCGCCTGGCGCACCGCGCCGAGGTGGTTGAGTTCGGCGAGCCGGGCGGGATGATGGATCATTATACGAGCGCGATGGGCGGGGTGGTGCACATAGATACACGGGATCCGATAGAGGTCACGCCGCTGCGCGAGAGCATGGACGGCTTCGTGCTGGGCGATTCTGTGGAGCGCAAAGAGACGACAACGGTGCTGCGCCGGTCCAAGGAGGATGTGCTCGAAGGAGTGCGCCTGCTCAAGGAGCGGCATGGTGAGTTCGACCTGCACGCGACGACGCTCGATGACGCAGGGCCATGGCTGGCGGACCTGCCGGAGCACAACCGGCTGAAGGTCGAGGCGAACATCATTGACCGCGACCTGTGCCGGCGCGGGCTGGAGCTGCTGCGCGGGGGTCTCGATCCCGCCGCGGTCGGTCGGCTCTTGACGCAGCATCACTGGGAGCTGAGCGGGAAGCTCGGCGTGTCCACGCCCAAGCTGGACCGCATGGTCGAGGCGGCGGTCGCGGCGGGGGCGCTCGGGGCGAAGCTGAACGGCTCGGGCGGCGGCGGGTGCATGTTCGCGTACTGCCCGGGGGCGGAGGAGCGTGTCGCGGCCGCTCTCGCCGATGCGGGCGGCAAGCCGTGTATCGTGCACAGCGATTCCGGCGCGCGAGTCATCGGGGAGTGTGGAGGGGCTTGA
- a CDS encoding beta-galactosidase, whose product MFHRSGVAAAGAAMALALSLWAAAGARDEHMVDAGLTEFRGVREARIEVANGVPRLSINGRRVLPIIFFFNTDVAAPRKAEYLARQVALAARAGVHIYSLPFRCPRTADGVTPNYAHSNGLLDAFIEADPQALFILRLYPGPNWSWQNWDDIIARDAAVFADGSKGNVSVASDFFGEPTSKDLAGLIRHYESSRYGKRIIGYHPGGPDSEMFHDSYREKGPDYSAANERGFRRWLSAKYRAETPLREAWGDAQVTFETAGIPRFAAGRFPMHGAGRDEVIQTFYALPEERDWVDFSAYSNDVMADKVVEWARLIKRETDGRKLSVFFYGYTFELPGSFSGHYRLQRILACPEVDALVAPYSYHERLAGGAGNFMSPVDTVTAHGKLWLNEDDTRTSVLDVTQVPADFTSSSVNARARDLEETTNILERNFAALLEHRAGTWWMDLTG is encoded by the coding sequence GTGTTTCACAGATCGGGCGTTGCTGCGGCCGGCGCGGCGATGGCTCTGGCGTTGAGCCTGTGGGCGGCTGCCGGCGCGCGCGATGAGCACATGGTCGACGCGGGATTGACCGAGTTCCGTGGGGTTCGCGAGGCGAGGATCGAGGTCGCCAATGGCGTGCCGCGCTTGAGCATCAACGGCCGTCGCGTCCTGCCTATCATCTTCTTCTTCAACACCGACGTCGCTGCGCCCAGGAAGGCGGAGTACCTCGCGCGGCAGGTGGCGCTCGCGGCGCGGGCGGGGGTGCACATCTACTCCCTGCCGTTCCGTTGTCCGCGCACCGCGGACGGCGTGACGCCCAACTACGCTCATTCCAACGGACTGCTCGACGCTTTCATCGAGGCCGACCCTCAGGCGCTCTTCATCCTGCGTCTCTACCCCGGTCCCAATTGGTCGTGGCAGAACTGGGACGACATCATCGCTCGCGATGCTGCAGTCTTCGCCGACGGCAGCAAAGGCAACGTCTCCGTGGCCTCGGATTTTTTCGGTGAGCCCACCAGTAAAGACCTCGCTGGGCTGATACGCCACTACGAATCGAGCCGCTACGGCAAACGGATCATTGGCTATCACCCCGGTGGGCCCGACTCGGAGATGTTCCACGACAGCTACCGCGAGAAGGGCCCCGACTACAGCGCGGCCAATGAGCGCGGCTTCCGGCGCTGGCTGAGTGCGAAGTATCGCGCGGAAACGCCGCTGCGCGAAGCGTGGGGGGACGCCCAGGTCACCTTCGAGACGGCCGGCATCCCGCGGTTCGCGGCCGGCCGCTTCCCGATGCACGGCGCGGGGCGCGACGAGGTGATTCAGACCTTCTACGCGCTGCCGGAGGAACGCGACTGGGTGGACTTCTCGGCTTACTCGAACGACGTCATGGCGGACAAGGTCGTCGAGTGGGCGCGGCTCATCAAGCGAGAGACCGACGGCCGGAAACTGAGCGTGTTTTTCTACGGCTACACGTTCGAGCTGCCGGGCAGCTTCAGCGGTCATTACCGGCTCCAGCGCATCCTCGCGTGCCCCGAGGTGGACGCGCTGGTCGCTCCGTATTCGTACCACGAGCGCCTGGCGGGCGGCGCGGGCAACTTCATGTCGCCGGTGGACACGGTCACCGCTCACGGGAAGCTGTGGCTGAATGAGGATGATACTCGCACGAGCGTGCTCGACGTCACCCAGGTGCCGGCTGACTTCACCTCGTCCAGCGTCAACGCTCGGGCGCGCGACCTGGAGGAGACGACGAACATACTCGAGCGCAACTTCGCGGCGCTCCTGGAGCACCGCGCCGGAACGTGGTGGATGGACCTCACCGGC
- a CDS encoding glycosyl transferase family 36, producing the protein MKTADSEGLAKYGRFSDDGREFIITSHSPPRPWINYLSNENYCALCSHTGGGYSFYQSAGYDRILGEYPSLVVLRDRPGRYIYVHDADDPKQCWGMTWQPTMVKPERFEAAHGQGYTRVRSLYYDIEGEVTYFVPRADGVEVWLVKLTNVGDRQRNFNLFFYADWCLGNYVHHLTEHAFAELFTESWFEDGIIHATSRHWNKPTLDGAPPNERWDKIAFLGGDFRVDGYDCSEEAFIGMYRSWHCPIAVERGACSNSLANGRAAAAALQHNLSLAPGEEKELTVVLGVAFDPNGVKRLVAKYREPATAARELERVKAYWDSYLSRVQVKTPDPKFDLSVNIWNKYQAWVTARWARMDSYYIGGGSITGFRDSWQDILGVLPNDAQWSRHRVEYLMRHQYSDGSCLHNWDPRTETGVKTGHSDDPLWLALGMVCYLKETGDYGILEARVPFHDGQEGTVYEHIVRGVDYTLSRFSPRGLPLMEAADWNDGFDFVGRLGRGESVMVAAHLCWMLAEVGELARRHGDERRARRYATERALLADRVNDLCWDGEWYIRATTDDGRVLGTSREKQGKIYLNAQSWPVLADVAPRERGMRCMDAVAEHLDTQYGPCLFLPAYDEPDPEIGIITRFAPGTKENGTIFNHPVVWAMLAECALGRGDRAYEFWRKTSFLTRSEEPDVYKAEPYVYSEYVCGPDSTDFGQGEFSWVTGTAAWMWHACVGLIVGVRPDWDGLRIHPCMPSEWERVEVTRPFRNATYHIIIDKPKGICCGEVELTCDGEKLDGNLIPPHEDSEVHEVRAVVRPASRA; encoded by the coding sequence ATGAAAACGGCTGATTCCGAGGGCCTCGCGAAGTACGGGCGCTTCAGCGACGACGGTCGGGAATTCATCATCACGTCGCACTCCCCTCCCCGACCGTGGATCAACTACCTCTCCAACGAGAACTACTGCGCGCTCTGCTCGCACACCGGCGGCGGATACTCCTTCTATCAGAGCGCGGGCTACGACAGGATCCTCGGCGAGTATCCGTCTCTCGTCGTGCTCCGCGACCGCCCAGGTCGCTACATCTACGTCCACGATGCCGACGATCCCAAGCAGTGCTGGGGCATGACCTGGCAGCCAACCATGGTCAAGCCCGAGCGGTTCGAGGCGGCCCATGGCCAGGGCTACACCCGCGTGCGGTCGCTCTACTACGATATAGAAGGGGAAGTCACGTATTTCGTCCCTCGGGCGGACGGCGTCGAGGTATGGCTGGTGAAGTTGACGAACGTCGGTGACCGGCAGCGCAACTTCAACCTGTTCTTCTATGCGGACTGGTGCCTGGGCAACTACGTTCACCACCTCACGGAGCACGCCTTCGCTGAGCTGTTCACCGAGAGCTGGTTTGAAGACGGCATCATCCATGCCACCAGCCGGCACTGGAACAAGCCGACGCTCGACGGCGCACCGCCCAATGAACGGTGGGACAAGATCGCATTCCTCGGGGGCGACTTCAGGGTAGATGGTTACGACTGCTCCGAGGAAGCGTTCATCGGGATGTATCGCTCGTGGCACTGCCCGATTGCGGTCGAACGAGGAGCCTGCTCGAACTCGCTCGCCAACGGCAGGGCGGCCGCCGCGGCGTTGCAGCACAACCTATCCCTCGCGCCGGGCGAGGAGAAGGAGCTGACGGTTGTCCTCGGCGTCGCGTTCGATCCCAACGGCGTCAAGCGCCTCGTCGCCAAGTACCGCGAGCCGGCGACGGCGGCCCGCGAACTGGAAAGGGTCAAGGCGTACTGGGACTCCTACCTGTCTCGCGTCCAGGTCAAGACGCCGGACCCCAAATTCGACCTCTCCGTCAACATCTGGAACAAGTACCAGGCCTGGGTGACCGCCCGCTGGGCGCGCATGGATTCGTACTACATCGGCGGCGGGTCCATCACCGGCTTCCGCGACAGTTGGCAAGATATCCTAGGCGTCTTGCCCAACGATGCGCAGTGGAGCCGACACCGCGTGGAGTACCTGATGCGGCACCAGTACTCCGACGGAAGCTGTCTGCACAACTGGGACCCGCGCACCGAGACCGGCGTCAAGACCGGGCATTCCGACGACCCGCTGTGGCTCGCGCTCGGCATGGTGTGCTATCTCAAGGAGACCGGGGACTACGGGATTCTCGAAGCGCGGGTGCCGTTTCATGACGGCCAGGAAGGCACGGTATACGAGCACATCGTGCGGGGGGTTGACTACACGCTGAGCCGCTTCAGCCCGCGCGGGCTGCCGCTGATGGAGGCGGCGGACTGGAACGACGGCTTCGACTTCGTGGGCCGCCTCGGCCGTGGTGAAAGCGTGATGGTGGCCGCGCATTTGTGCTGGATGCTCGCCGAGGTCGGCGAACTGGCGCGGCGTCACGGCGACGAGCGACGGGCGCGCCGTTACGCGACCGAGCGCGCTCTCCTGGCCGACCGCGTCAACGATCTCTGCTGGGACGGCGAGTGGTACATCCGCGCCACGACCGACGACGGGCGCGTGCTCGGCACTTCACGGGAGAAGCAAGGGAAGATATACCTCAACGCCCAGAGCTGGCCGGTGCTCGCGGACGTCGCGCCGCGGGAGCGAGGCATGCGCTGCATGGATGCCGTGGCTGAACATCTCGATACGCAGTACGGTCCGTGCCTGTTCCTGCCGGCGTACGACGAACCCGACCCCGAGATCGGCATCATCACCCGCTTCGCGCCGGGCACCAAGGAGAACGGCACCATCTTCAACCACCCCGTGGTGTGGGCGATGCTCGCGGAGTGCGCGCTTGGCCGCGGGGATCGCGCGTACGAGTTCTGGCGCAAGACGTCGTTCCTCACCCGCAGCGAGGAACCCGACGTGTACAAAGCCGAGCCCTACGTGTACTCGGAATACGTCTGCGGGCCGGACTCGACCGACTTCGGCCAGGGCGAGTTCTCGTGGGTCACCGGCACGGCGGCGTGGATGTGGCATGCGTGCGTTGGCCTCATCGTCGGCGTGCGGCCGGACTGGGACGGGCTGCGGATTCACCCCTGCATGCCGAGCGAGTGGGAGCGCGTCGAGGTGACGCGGCCGTTCCGCAACGCGACGTATCACATCATCATCGACAAGCCCAAGGGGATCTGCTGCGGCGAGGTCGAATTGACCTGCGACGGCGAGAAGCTCGACGGCAATCTCATCCCGCCTCACGAGGACAGCGAAGTGCACGAGGTGCGCGCCGTCGTGCGGCCGGCATCGCGCGCGTGA
- a CDS encoding (d)CMP kinase — MRKPRIAIDGPAGSGKTTIARLAAQRLGLMCVETGAMYRAVALQARKLGVDPDDAQALAEMTERMDLRLEPLPDGRARVLVSGEDIGAELRSPELEQLASRISTHPEVRRQLVALQQRVAAGGGVVMEGRDIQTVVLPDADVKVFLTASPEERARRRMQDLEAAGKAARFEEVLASVRERDERDETRAASPLRAAADAVIIDTDDLTIEQVVARVVELAPRGE, encoded by the coding sequence GTGCGTAAGCCCAGGATTGCGATAGACGGCCCGGCAGGGTCGGGGAAGACGACCATCGCGCGGCTCGCAGCGCAGCGGCTGGGGCTGATGTGCGTCGAGACGGGCGCGATGTACCGCGCGGTGGCGCTGCAGGCGCGGAAGCTGGGCGTTGACCCGGATGATGCGCAAGCGCTGGCCGAGATGACCGAGCGGATGGATCTCCGGCTCGAACCGCTGCCGGATGGGCGCGCGCGGGTGCTCGTGTCGGGGGAAGACATCGGGGCAGAGCTGCGTTCGCCGGAACTCGAGCAACTCGCATCGCGGATATCCACGCATCCCGAGGTGCGGCGGCAGCTCGTGGCGCTGCAACAGCGGGTGGCGGCGGGCGGCGGAGTGGTCATGGAGGGGCGCGACATCCAGACCGTCGTGCTGCCCGACGCGGATGTGAAGGTGTTCCTCACCGCGTCGCCGGAAGAGCGCGCGCGGCGGCGGATGCAGGATCTCGAGGCGGCGGGAAAGGCGGCTCGGTTCGAGGAGGTTCTCGCGAGCGTGCGCGAGCGCGACGAGCGGGACGAGACGCGGGCTGCCTCCCCTCTGCGCGCGGCGGCCGATGCGGTCATCATTGATACCGATGACCTGACGATAGAGCAAGTCGTCGCACGTGTCGTAGAGCTTGCCCCACGGGGCGAGTGA
- a CDS encoding ABC transporter substrate-binding protein encodes MRSRIASGLAILLVLLLPGCAYRAKVPAERTHVIVWSGWVGIEQEAFEHAVDMFNASQDRYYLENRSTVEDDTRIFRAITAGTPPDFFFLWRTSYIGALAANGAVRPLDEFMQGSRIREDDFIPGALEQCRYHGKLYAVPFLIDAAGLYWNRDVFGEAGLDPDHPPETLEELLDLAVKLTKRDERGNLVRLGFQPPPIHEVMALFGGQLTDPETGRITANHPRNVEALEWYVRMCDVQGGGLRMDSFKAGFGEYNSPNHQFFVGKVAIMFNGEWWPSYVTRYSPTTDYAVTSLPYPRKYPQYKGTTFLGGNFAAIPTESEHPEGAWAFIEWMQSRRAQVEFSKVMHGLPNVRSAIFAPELTEGNREKEAFGEMCRIAALGKGAIFPPTPVNVAYMTELETVAQRAARKAVTPRDGLEQVQQRLEVYMEPYRGL; translated from the coding sequence ATGCGTTCGAGAATCGCGTCGGGGCTTGCCATCCTGCTCGTCCTCCTGCTTCCCGGGTGCGCGTACCGCGCGAAGGTGCCGGCGGAGCGCACGCACGTCATCGTGTGGTCCGGTTGGGTGGGCATCGAGCAAGAGGCGTTCGAGCATGCGGTGGACATGTTCAACGCGAGCCAGGACCGCTACTACCTCGAAAACCGCAGCACCGTCGAAGACGACACGCGGATCTTCCGCGCGATCACCGCGGGCACGCCCCCTGATTTCTTCTTCCTCTGGCGCACCTCGTATATCGGCGCGCTCGCCGCCAACGGTGCGGTGCGGCCGCTCGACGAATTCATGCAAGGATCGCGGATCAGGGAAGACGACTTCATCCCCGGCGCGCTCGAACAGTGCCGCTATCACGGCAAGCTGTACGCGGTGCCGTTCCTGATTGACGCGGCGGGGTTGTACTGGAACCGCGACGTCTTCGGCGAAGCCGGGCTCGACCCCGACCACCCGCCTGAGACGCTGGAGGAACTACTCGATCTCGCGGTGAAACTCACGAAACGGGATGAGCGAGGGAATCTGGTGCGGTTGGGCTTCCAGCCGCCTCCGATACACGAGGTCATGGCACTGTTTGGCGGCCAGCTCACCGACCCTGAGACGGGCCGCATCACGGCGAACCATCCCCGCAACGTGGAGGCGCTGGAGTGGTACGTGCGGATGTGCGACGTCCAGGGCGGCGGACTGCGCATGGACTCGTTCAAGGCGGGGTTCGGGGAATACAACAGCCCGAACCATCAGTTTTTCGTGGGCAAGGTGGCGATCATGTTCAACGGCGAGTGGTGGCCAAGCTACGTCACCCGCTACAGCCCGACCACAGACTACGCGGTGACGTCGCTGCCTTACCCCCGCAAGTATCCGCAGTACAAGGGGACGACGTTCCTGGGCGGCAACTTCGCCGCGATCCCGACGGAGTCGGAGCATCCCGAGGGCGCGTGGGCCTTCATCGAGTGGATGCAGAGCCGGCGCGCCCAGGTTGAGTTCTCGAAAGTCATGCATGGGCTGCCCAACGTCCGCTCCGCGATCTTCGCGCCGGAGTTGACCGAGGGCAACCGGGAGAAGGAGGCGTTCGGGGAGATGTGCCGGATCGCCGCCCTCGGCAAGGGTGCCATATTCCCGCCTACGCCGGTCAACGTGGCGTACATGACGGAGCTGGAGACCGTCGCGCAGCGCGCTGCGCGCAAAGCCGTCACCCCGCGCGACGGGTTGGAGCAGGTGCAGCAGCGCCTCGAGGTGTACATGGAGCCGTACCGTGGCCTGTAG
- a CDS encoding GNAT family N-acetyltransferase, giving the protein VGYAFYQVHESAEIAFLWYMAVDAEWRRIGVGREIVTRLISDLGTRRAVVRYLLLEARSPEPDAPADDVNRRRIAFYRSLGAHWVRGIDYAVASHTDSDHSISYEVLAFPVADHVTPERLRPAVSVLASESMGANDPHLERFRRSLSGFLVQPPPE; this is encoded by the coding sequence TGGTCGGGTACGCCTTCTACCAGGTGCACGAGTCGGCCGAGATCGCATTCCTGTGGTACATGGCGGTTGACGCGGAGTGGCGTCGAATCGGCGTCGGCCGGGAGATTGTGACGCGACTGATCTCCGATCTGGGCACCCGCCGTGCTGTAGTGCGATATCTCCTGCTCGAGGCCCGGTCGCCGGAGCCCGACGCGCCGGCAGACGATGTCAATCGGCGCCGAATTGCGTTCTACAGATCGCTCGGCGCCCACTGGGTGCGCGGGATAGACTACGCCGTGGCGTCCCATACCGACTCGGATCACTCGATCTCATACGAGGTGCTTGCCTTCCCGGTGGCGGACCATGTTACACCGGAACGCCTGCGACCCGCCGTGAGCGTGTTGGCTTCCGAGTCGATGGGCGCTAATGACCCTCACCTGGAACGCTTCCGGCGCTCGCTGAGCGGCTTTCTCGTCCAACCACCCCCTGAGTAG
- a CDS encoding AGE family epimerase/isomerase translates to MNTFAEYAQLYLTNLLDDVLPFWQKHSLDRECGGYFTCLDRAGDVYDTDKFVWLQAREGWTFSMLYNRFERRDEWLSIARYGAEFLRAHGMDGEGNWYFALDRRGHPLVQPYNIFSDAFAAMAFSQYALATGDEAAKELALTTYHNVWRRKDNPKGKYSKAVPGTRPLRPFAIPMILSN, encoded by the coding sequence ATGAACACGTTCGCGGAGTACGCTCAGCTCTACCTGACCAATCTGCTTGACGACGTGCTGCCGTTCTGGCAGAAGCACTCCCTCGACCGGGAGTGCGGCGGATACTTCACCTGCCTCGACCGCGCGGGCGATGTGTACGATACCGACAAGTTCGTGTGGCTCCAGGCGCGCGAGGGGTGGACGTTCTCGATGCTGTACAACCGCTTCGAGCGGCGGGATGAATGGCTCAGCATCGCGCGCTACGGGGCGGAGTTCCTGCGCGCGCACGGGATGGACGGGGAAGGCAACTGGTACTTCGCGCTCGATCGTCGGGGCCATCCGCTGGTGCAGCCGTACAACATCTTCTCTGACGCGTTCGCGGCCATGGCGTTCAGTCAGTATGCGCTGGCGACCGGGGATGAGGCGGCGAAGGAGCTTGCGCTCACGACCTATCATAACGTCTGGCGGCGCAAGGACAATCCCAAGGGGAAGTACTCGAAGGCCGTGCCGGGCACGCGCCCACTGCGCCCGTTCGCGATACCGATGATCCTGTCGAACC